Proteins encoded together in one Micromonospora auratinigra window:
- a CDS encoding amidohydrolase: protein MTSALTLPSGSPLASSWPESPAGSQPLPGELDHLLALRVPGLIATRRHIHSHPELSGEEFETAALIHRELSLAGLNPRLLPKGNGVICDIDGRPDGPVIALRADIDALPLADPKDVSYRSTVDGVCHACGHDVHTTVMLGVGMLLAQLADQGQLDGRVRLIFQPAEEILPCGSLEVIEAGGLDDVVQIFAVHCDPNLPVGKVGLRVGPITAAADNVTVRLTGPGGHTARPHLTVDLVDALGRLVTEVPTLVSRRVPANSGLLLVFGHASAGTRYNVIPSEACAAGTLRVMDRDTWDQAPKIVAQVVRDVIAPTGATVDLEYLRGRPPVTNDARAIGVLTAATAAALGPEGIAETPQSMGGEDFSWYLEHVPGALARLGVGRNGPNVDLHRASFDVDERAIAVGVRLMVQTALRALAAAR from the coding sequence GTGACGAGTGCGTTGACGCTGCCGTCGGGCAGTCCATTGGCGTCGTCCTGGCCGGAGTCGCCGGCCGGTTCCCAACCGCTGCCCGGCGAGCTGGACCACCTGCTCGCCCTCCGGGTACCGGGGCTGATCGCCACCCGCCGTCACATCCACTCCCACCCGGAGCTGTCGGGCGAGGAGTTCGAGACGGCCGCCCTGATCCACCGGGAGCTCTCGCTCGCCGGGCTGAACCCGCGGCTGCTGCCCAAGGGCAACGGCGTCATCTGCGACATCGACGGGCGGCCGGACGGGCCGGTGATCGCGCTGCGCGCCGACATCGACGCGCTGCCGCTGGCCGACCCGAAGGACGTGTCGTACCGGTCCACGGTCGACGGCGTCTGCCACGCCTGCGGCCACGACGTGCACACCACGGTGATGCTCGGCGTCGGCATGCTGCTCGCCCAGCTCGCCGACCAGGGGCAGCTCGACGGCCGGGTCCGGCTCATCTTCCAGCCGGCCGAGGAGATCCTGCCCTGCGGCTCGCTGGAGGTCATCGAGGCCGGCGGCCTGGACGACGTGGTGCAGATCTTCGCCGTGCACTGCGACCCGAACCTGCCGGTCGGCAAGGTCGGCCTGCGGGTCGGCCCGATCACCGCCGCCGCCGACAACGTCACCGTCCGGCTCACCGGCCCCGGCGGGCACACCGCCCGCCCGCACCTGACCGTCGACCTGGTCGACGCGCTCGGCCGGCTGGTCACCGAGGTGCCCACGCTGGTCAGCCGCCGGGTGCCGGCCAACAGCGGGCTGCTGCTGGTGTTCGGCCACGCCTCGGCCGGCACCCGGTACAACGTCATCCCGTCCGAGGCCTGCGCCGCCGGCACCCTGCGGGTGATGGACCGCGACACCTGGGACCAGGCCCCGAAGATCGTGGCTCAGGTGGTCCGGGACGTGATCGCCCCGACCGGGGCCACCGTCGACCTGGAGTACCTGCGCGGCCGGCCACCGGTGACCAACGACGCCCGGGCCATCGGCGTGCTCACCGCCGCCACCGCCGCCGCGCTCGGTCCCGAGGGGATCGCGGAGACCCCGCAGAGCATGGGCGGCGAGGACTTCTCCTGGTACCTGGAGCACGTGCCGGGTGCGCTCGCCCGCCTCGGCGTCGGCCGCAACGGGCCCAACGTGGACCTGCACCGGGCCTCGTTCGACGTGGACGAGCGCGCCATCGCCGTCGGCGTACGCCTCATGGTGCAGACCGCGTTGCGGGCACTGGCGGCGGCCCGCTAG